The sequence GTCGAAGCTGGTATCTATCGGGACAAGATACCGGACGACAAGGCGAACTGGCATTACGTTGTGGAGATAGGCCCGCAGGCAGTTCTCGACGTGGCCCAGCAAAAAGGGAAGGAGGACATGGTCATAATCGCTTCAGGCATCACCC is a genomic window of Methanomassiliicoccales archaeon containing:
- a CDS encoding DUF2299 family protein; amino-acid sequence: MFNNDREDLGKKVKDWLVEAGIYRDKIPDDKANWHYVVEIGPQAVLDVAQQKGKEDMVIIASGIT